The Chelatococcus sp. HY11 genome includes a window with the following:
- a CDS encoding ABC-F family ATP-binding cassette domain-containing protein, translating into MPASITLLNLSCHAPDGAPLFSDLNLSFGPERTGIVGRNGTGKTTLLRLIAGELRPSSGSIQASGALGVMRQDVQASADTLADLFDAKAALAILDRAERGLAEPDELAGADWDLPARIDAALLRCGLLLEPHARLAALSGGQRTRAALAALIFAEPDILLLDEPTNNLDRDGRRAVLDFISGWRGGAVIVSHDRELLDAMDAIVELTTLGATRYGGNYRAYRARKTTELEGAHNDLAAAERARAEVRRRAQQAVERKARRDSNGQKGRARGDQPKILMDAARGRAEASGGSNARLREARAGMAEGALADARARIEVLQPLRMDMLSTGIPLGRTALRLDSVTGGYAIARPVIRDLSLTLTGPERVAITGPNGSGKSTLLALVAGQLEPWSGAIDRPVPLAFLDQDVSLLAHDLSLRENFLHLNPEADENQCRAALARFRFRAEDAQQRVGSLSGGERLRAGLACTLGRPVPPALLVLDEPTNHLDLDGIEALETALCAFDGALLVVSHDERFLDGLALERRVELDGIPG; encoded by the coding sequence ATGCCCGCTTCCATTACTCTGCTCAATCTGTCGTGCCATGCTCCTGATGGAGCGCCGCTTTTTTCCGATCTCAATTTAAGCTTCGGCCCCGAGCGTACCGGCATTGTCGGGCGTAACGGCACCGGCAAGACCACGCTGCTGCGGCTGATCGCGGGCGAGCTTCGCCCCTCGTCGGGCAGTATCCAAGCCTCGGGCGCCCTGGGCGTCATGCGTCAGGATGTGCAAGCGAGCGCCGACACGCTCGCGGACCTTTTTGATGCGAAAGCGGCCTTAGCAATACTCGACCGCGCGGAAAGAGGGCTGGCCGAGCCCGATGAACTGGCCGGCGCGGATTGGGATTTGCCCGCGAGGATCGACGCGGCTCTTTTGCGTTGTGGCCTTTTATTGGAGCCGCATGCGCGGCTCGCCGCGTTGTCTGGCGGGCAACGCACCCGCGCGGCCTTGGCCGCGTTGATTTTTGCCGAGCCGGACATCCTTCTGCTCGATGAGCCGACCAACAACCTGGACCGCGACGGACGCCGGGCTGTCCTGGATTTCATCTCCGGATGGCGAGGTGGTGCCGTCATTGTCAGTCATGATCGGGAGCTTCTCGATGCGATGGATGCGATCGTGGAGCTGACGACGCTCGGCGCCACACGATATGGCGGGAATTATCGTGCCTATCGCGCGCGGAAGACCACGGAGCTTGAGGGCGCTCACAACGATCTTGCCGCCGCCGAGAGGGCGCGCGCCGAAGTCAGGCGTCGCGCGCAGCAGGCGGTGGAGCGCAAAGCGCGCAGGGACAGCAACGGACAAAAGGGGCGCGCCAGAGGCGACCAGCCCAAAATCCTGATGGATGCGGCCAGGGGGCGGGCGGAAGCTTCCGGCGGCTCAAACGCCCGCCTTCGGGAGGCCCGGGCCGGGATGGCGGAGGGGGCTCTCGCCGACGCACGCGCGCGGATCGAAGTACTTCAGCCCTTGCGCATGGATATGCTCTCGACGGGAATACCACTTGGCAGGACCGCTCTGAGGCTCGATTCCGTGACCGGGGGATACGCGATCGCCCGGCCCGTCATTCGAGACCTCTCCTTGACGCTGACCGGACCCGAACGCGTCGCGATCACAGGCCCTAACGGCAGCGGCAAGTCCACGTTGCTCGCGCTGGTCGCGGGCCAGCTCGAGCCGTGGAGCGGAGCGATCGATCGACCTGTACCCTTGGCGTTTCTCGACCAGGATGTCAGTTTGCTCGCTCACGACCTTTCGCTGCGCGAGAACTTTCTGCACCTCAATCCCGAGGCGGATGAAAATCAGTGTCGCGCGGCCCTGGCACGGTTTCGTTTCCGCGCCGAGGATGCGCAGCAGAGAGTGGGCAGTCTCAGCGGTGGTGAGCGATTGCGAGCCGGCCTCGCCTGCACCTTGGGGCGGCCCGTTCCGCCTGCGCTGCTCGTTCTCGACGAGCCGACCAATCACCTTGACCTGGATGGGATCGAGGCCCTGGAAACGGCGCTATGCGCCTTTGACGGTGCGCTTCTCGTCGTCAGCCACGATGAGCGGTTTCTCGATGGCCTCGCTCTGGAGCGAAGAGTGGAGCTGGATGGGATCCCTGGCTGA
- a CDS encoding META domain-containing protein: MKSAPVRSHLLRHVFSRMPTSVILAGSLLVFPVSAAIQRAVAASADALTGQWLAEDIGGGGVVDRIQTTLAFGGDGKVTGSGGCNHFTGKAEIGADTLSIGPLASTRMACPPAVMGQEQKFFNALQGVKSWTVDGNGKLSLRDAGGKQLALLTRVRQGAAITIEVPSVTEVQTIRASYACGGRTVDATYFNAGAVSLVSLSMQGEFVIAANVLSGSGAKYAGGRFIWWTKGNTADLYDLTKGENASPVACKET, translated from the coding sequence TTGAAAAGCGCGCCCGTGAGGAGCCACCTCTTGCGCCATGTCTTTTCGCGCATGCCGACGAGCGTGATCCTCGCCGGATCGCTCCTCGTGTTCCCTGTTTCCGCGGCCATTCAGAGAGCCGTGGCGGCCAGCGCGGACGCCTTGACCGGTCAATGGCTGGCTGAGGACATCGGCGGCGGCGGCGTGGTCGACCGCATCCAGACGACTCTCGCTTTCGGTGGGGATGGCAAGGTCACCGGGTCCGGCGGCTGCAACCACTTCACCGGCAAGGCCGAGATCGGGGCTGACACCCTAAGTATCGGTCCATTGGCGTCCACCCGCATGGCTTGCCCGCCAGCCGTCATGGGGCAGGAGCAGAAGTTCTTCAACGCCCTGCAAGGCGTGAAAAGCTGGACAGTCGACGGCAACGGCAAGCTCTCCCTGCGTGACGCCGGGGGCAAGCAACTGGCGCTGCTGACACGGGTTCGTCAGGGGGCGGCGATCACCATCGAGGTTCCCTCAGTCACCGAGGTCCAGACCATCAGGGCCAGTTATGCCTGCGGTGGCCGGACCGTGGACGCCACCTATTTCAACGCCGGCGCCGTCTCGCTGGTGTCGCTGTCGATGCAGGGCGAGTTCGTGATCGCGGCCAATGTGCTTTCGGGCTCCGGGGCGAAATATGCCGGTGGGCGCTTCATCTGGTGGACGAAGGGCAATACGGCCGATCTCTATGATCTGACCAAGGGTGAGAATGCGTCGCCCGTCGCCTGCAAGGAGACGTGA
- a CDS encoding isoprenyl transferase: MSASSEKPAHEPGGAGAPKTPLTAIPRHVAIIMDGNGRWAARRGLPRFEGHRRGMEALRNAVRIAGDLGISYLTVYGFSSENWSRPAAEIADLMGLLRHFVRRDLADLHRNNVRVRIIGTDEGLAPDLVGLLTEAENLTRNNTALTLVVAFNYGARQEITQAARRLAADVAAGRLATDDISVERFAETLNTADIPDPDLVIRTSGEQRLSNFLLWQAAYAELVFTPVLWPDFDRGAFEEALSEYQRRERRFGGLSSAAG; the protein is encoded by the coding sequence ATGAGCGCATCGTCTGAGAAGCCAGCCCATGAGCCTGGAGGAGCAGGGGCTCCCAAGACTCCCCTAACTGCCATACCGCGTCATGTGGCCATCATCATGGACGGCAATGGCCGCTGGGCCGCGCGCAGGGGATTGCCGCGCTTCGAGGGGCATCGCCGAGGCATGGAGGCGCTCCGCAACGCCGTGCGCATCGCCGGCGATCTCGGCATTTCGTATCTGACGGTCTATGGCTTTTCCTCTGAGAACTGGAGCCGTCCTGCGGCTGAGATCGCGGACCTGATGGGGTTGTTGCGTCATTTCGTGAGACGCGACCTCGCCGATCTCCATCGCAACAATGTCCGTGTCCGCATTATCGGGACAGACGAGGGACTCGCCCCCGATCTCGTTGGACTTCTGACCGAGGCGGAGAATCTCACGCGGAACAACACCGCGTTGACGCTGGTTGTCGCGTTCAACTACGGCGCGCGCCAGGAAATAACCCAAGCCGCGCGCCGGCTTGCGGCGGATGTCGCGGCTGGCCGCCTGGCGACCGACGACATCTCCGTGGAGCGTTTCGCGGAGACGCTGAATACCGCGGATATTCCTGATCCCGATCTCGTCATCCGCACCTCCGGCGAGCAACGCCTGTCGAATTTTCTGCTCTGGCAGGCCGCCTATGCGGAGCTCGTCTTCACGCCGGTGTTATGGCCGGACTTCGACCGGGGCGCCTTCGAGGAAGCCCTGTCGGAATACCAACGGCGCGAGCGCCGCTTCGGCGGACTGAGCAGCGCCGCGGGATGA
- the tsf gene encoding translation elongation factor Ts: MASISAAMVKELRDKTGAGMMDCKTALTETGGDVEAAVDWLRKKGLSKAAKKSGRVAAEGLVAVALAGNKGVVVEINSETDFVARNEQFQQLARTIARVALDTGTDIEALKAAAYPGGGTVQDALSSAIATIGENMTPRRAANLSVADGVVSAYLHNTSGEGLGRIGVIVALASTANKDELAALARQIAMHVAATNPVALDASGVPAETVEREKAILADKHAGKPANVIEKIVDSGMKTYFKEVTLMEQPFIHDQSKTISQVLKEAEGRLGAPVKLEGFVRYGLGEGIEKEEADFAAEVAAAAGSQG, encoded by the coding sequence ATGGCCAGCATTAGCGCGGCGATGGTGAAAGAGCTCCGCGACAAGACCGGCGCGGGCATGATGGATTGCAAGACGGCGCTGACCGAGACGGGCGGCGACGTTGAGGCGGCGGTGGATTGGCTGCGCAAGAAGGGCCTGTCGAAAGCCGCGAAGAAGTCCGGTCGCGTCGCGGCTGAAGGCCTCGTCGCGGTGGCGCTCGCCGGCAACAAGGGCGTCGTCGTCGAGATCAACTCGGAAACCGACTTCGTGGCCCGCAACGAGCAGTTCCAGCAGCTCGCCCGCACCATCGCGCGGGTCGCACTCGACACCGGCACCGACATCGAGGCCCTGAAGGCCGCGGCCTATCCCGGCGGCGGTACGGTGCAGGATGCCCTGTCGAGCGCCATCGCCACCATCGGCGAGAACATGACGCCCAGGCGCGCGGCGAACCTTTCGGTTGCCGACGGCGTGGTCTCCGCCTATCTGCACAACACGTCCGGCGAGGGCCTCGGCCGTATCGGCGTGATCGTGGCGCTTGCCTCGACCGCCAACAAGGACGAGCTTGCGGCTCTCGCCCGCCAGATCGCCATGCATGTCGCCGCGACCAACCCGGTGGCGCTCGACGCCAGCGGCGTCCCGGCCGAGACGGTCGAGCGCGAGAAGGCTATCCTCGCCGACAAGCACGCCGGGAAGCCGGCCAATGTCATCGAGAAGATCGTCGACAGCGGCATGAAGACCTACTTCAAGGAAGTGACGTTGATGGAGCAGCCCTTCATCCACGATCAGTCCAAGACGATTTCCCAGGTCCTCAAGGAAGCCGAGGGACGCCTTGGGGCGCCCGTGAAGCTCGAGGGCTTCGTCCGCTACGGCCTGGGCGAAGGCATCGAGAAAGAGGAAGCCGATTTCGCCGCCGAAGTGGCGGCGGCGGCGGGAAGCCAGGGCTGA
- the frr gene encoding ribosome recycling factor, with protein MTATSFDLSDVKRRMQGAVQAFRHDLGSLRTGRASPTLLDPLQIDAYGAVMPISQVATVSVPEPRLISVQVWDRSMVSAVEKAIRESDLGLNPQTEGQVIRLRIPEMNEQRRKEMVKVAHKYAEEARVAARHVRRDGLDVLKKLVKDGNMSEDDQTRQADQVQKATDQTISEIDQLLVAKEKEILQV; from the coding sequence ATGACTGCCACGTCTTTCGACCTTTCAGACGTCAAGCGGCGCATGCAGGGTGCCGTACAGGCCTTTCGTCACGACCTGGGAAGCCTCAGGACCGGCCGTGCCTCCCCGACGCTTCTTGATCCCCTGCAGATCGACGCTTATGGCGCCGTCATGCCGATCTCTCAGGTCGCGACGGTCAGTGTGCCTGAGCCGCGTCTGATCAGCGTGCAGGTCTGGGACCGCAGCATGGTCTCCGCCGTCGAGAAGGCCATTCGTGAATCTGACCTCGGCCTCAATCCGCAGACAGAGGGCCAGGTGATCCGTCTGCGCATTCCCGAGATGAATGAGCAGCGCCGCAAGGAGATGGTCAAGGTCGCCCATAAATATGCCGAGGAAGCGCGTGTTGCGGCGCGCCACGTTCGGCGTGACGGGCTCGACGTGTTGAAGAAGCTCGTCAAGGACGGCAACATGAGCGAGGACGACCAGACGCGGCAGGCTGATCAGGTCCAGAAGGCGACCGACCAGACGATCTCCGAGATCGACCAGCTTCTCGTCGCCAAGGAAAAGGAAATCCTCCAGGTCTGA
- the dnaE gene encoding DNA polymerase III subunit alpha: MSVSANEIYQDVGFVHLHVHSSFSLLEGALTIAALSKMAIADGMPALALTDSNNLFGALEFSEKLSGAGIQPIAGLQLTVEFEPPDPTVRQTVVRSLPHIVLLATSEAGYGNLMQLTSRAFLDSTAGEVTHVPFVRLAAHSEGLIALTGGPGGPLDRALRDGQVDLASERFGRLREVFGDRLYVELQRHGTNEERSVETELLRLAYRDGVPLVATNEPYFAKVGDYEAHDALLAIADGRLVTDDNRRRLTNEHDFKSRAAMVKLFEDLPEALQSTVEIAMRCAYRPRTRKPMLPRFSGDEAEEASELRRQAVAGLDARLASHPPAPGLTEADYRQRLEFELSIIERMRFPGYFLIVADFIKWAKAHDIPVGPGRGSGAGSLVAYSLTITDLDPLRFGLLFERFLNPDRVSMPDFDIDFCQDRREEVISYVQQRYGEDRVAQIITFGTLQARGVMRDVGRVLEMPYGQVDKLTKLVPQNPANPVTLKKAIEDEPKLQSAAKEEPVVGRMLDIAQKLEGLHRHASTHAAGIVIGDRPLEELVPLYRDPRSGMRVSQLNMKWVEQAGLVKFDFLGLKTLTVLRTAVDLIKKKGLDIDLSTIPLDDKKTYEYLGRGETVGVFQVESAGMRKALVEMRADRLEDLIALVALYRPGPMANIPVYCARKHGDGEPEEEWYLHEKLQPILNETFGIIIYQEQVMQVAQSLSGYSLGEADLLRRAMGKKIKAEMDAQRERFVDGAIERGLTKALADEIFDLLAKFADYGFNKSHAAAYALVSYHTGYLKANHPVEFMAASMTLELDNTDKLSEFRREAERLGIKVEPPSINRSGVVFEVHYDADKRGSIRYALAALKGVGRQAVEALVAARGDTPFRDLGDFARRFNPKLVNKRTLEALISAGAFDELEPDRARSFAAIDAITAIAARTVAAEADGQNDFFGGPTSAPEPLRIPTYVPWLPAERLQREYDAAGFFLTGHPLDEYGALLEKLRVQRWSDFAKAVRGGVNMGRLAATVLDRTERRTKSGSKMGIVNLSDQSGHFEAIIFAEGLSHFRDLLEPGKAVILLVQASAEGEEVRARIQSVEPLDSAVSKHHKSLRIFLRDEAPLPIVAERLRDRGDGDISLVLMLEEKQEVEVKLKGRFSTTPQMASAIRAIPGVVHVEML, translated from the coding sequence ATGAGCGTTTCAGCGAACGAGATCTATCAGGACGTCGGCTTTGTGCATCTGCACGTCCATTCCTCGTTCTCGCTTCTCGAGGGCGCGCTGACCATCGCCGCCTTATCGAAGATGGCCATCGCCGACGGCATGCCGGCTCTCGCCCTGACAGATTCCAACAATCTCTTCGGCGCCCTGGAGTTCTCCGAGAAGCTCTCGGGAGCTGGAATCCAGCCCATCGCGGGCCTGCAGCTCACCGTCGAATTCGAACCGCCGGACCCCACCGTGCGCCAGACGGTGGTTCGCAGCCTGCCGCATATCGTGCTGCTTGCCACCAGCGAGGCCGGTTACGGCAATCTGATGCAACTCACCAGCCGCGCCTTCCTCGATTCCACGGCGGGGGAAGTGACGCATGTGCCTTTCGTGCGGTTGGCGGCGCATAGCGAGGGGTTGATCGCGCTGACGGGCGGACCGGGCGGTCCCCTCGACAGGGCGCTGCGCGATGGTCAGGTGGATCTCGCGTCGGAGCGTTTCGGGCGACTTCGAGAGGTCTTCGGCGATCGTCTCTATGTTGAGCTGCAGCGCCACGGTACTAACGAGGAGCGCTCGGTTGAGACGGAACTGCTGCGCCTCGCCTATCGCGATGGCGTTCCGCTCGTTGCCACCAACGAGCCCTATTTCGCGAAGGTTGGGGACTATGAAGCGCATGATGCGCTGCTCGCCATCGCCGATGGACGTCTTGTCACCGATGACAACCGCCGCCGGCTGACCAATGAGCACGACTTCAAGTCGCGCGCGGCGATGGTCAAGCTGTTCGAGGACCTGCCAGAGGCGCTGCAGTCCACGGTCGAGATCGCCATGCGTTGCGCCTACCGGCCACGCACGCGCAAGCCCATGCTGCCCCGCTTCAGCGGCGACGAGGCAGAGGAGGCGAGCGAGCTGCGCCGGCAGGCGGTGGCCGGCCTCGACGCGCGTCTTGCCTCCCATCCGCCGGCGCCCGGACTGACCGAGGCCGATTACCGCCAGCGTCTCGAATTCGAGCTGTCGATCATCGAGCGCATGCGCTTTCCCGGCTACTTCCTGATCGTCGCCGACTTCATCAAATGGGCCAAGGCCCATGACATCCCGGTGGGCCCGGGCCGTGGCTCGGGCGCGGGCTCGCTCGTCGCCTATTCGCTCACCATCACCGACCTTGATCCGCTGCGGTTCGGCCTCCTGTTCGAACGGTTCCTCAATCCGGATCGCGTGTCGATGCCGGACTTCGATATCGACTTCTGCCAGGACCGGCGCGAAGAAGTCATATCTTATGTGCAGCAGCGCTACGGCGAGGATCGCGTCGCGCAGATCATTACCTTCGGTACGCTGCAGGCGCGCGGGGTGATGCGCGACGTCGGCCGCGTGCTCGAGATGCCCTACGGCCAGGTCGACAAGCTGACCAAGCTCGTCCCGCAGAATCCGGCCAATCCCGTCACGCTCAAGAAGGCGATCGAGGACGAGCCCAAGCTCCAGAGCGCGGCGAAGGAGGAGCCGGTGGTTGGGCGCATGCTCGACATCGCCCAGAAGCTGGAGGGGCTGCACCGCCATGCCTCCACCCATGCCGCCGGCATCGTCATCGGCGACAGGCCGCTGGAAGAACTCGTGCCGCTCTATCGCGATCCGCGTTCAGGCATGCGCGTCAGCCAGCTCAACATGAAATGGGTGGAGCAGGCGGGGCTCGTCAAATTCGACTTCCTCGGGCTGAAGACGCTCACCGTGCTGCGCACGGCGGTCGATCTCATCAAGAAGAAGGGGCTCGACATCGATCTGTCGACCATCCCTCTCGATGACAAGAAAACTTATGAATATCTCGGGCGCGGCGAGACGGTGGGCGTGTTCCAGGTGGAAAGCGCCGGCATGCGCAAGGCGCTCGTCGAGATGCGCGCCGACCGGCTGGAGGACCTGATCGCCCTCGTGGCGCTCTACCGTCCCGGTCCGATGGCCAATATTCCTGTCTATTGCGCCCGCAAGCACGGGGATGGTGAACCGGAGGAGGAGTGGTACCTCCACGAGAAGCTCCAGCCGATCCTGAACGAGACCTTCGGCATCATCATCTACCAGGAACAGGTGATGCAGGTGGCGCAGTCGCTGTCGGGCTATTCGCTCGGCGAGGCCGACCTGTTGCGCCGCGCCATGGGCAAGAAGATCAAGGCCGAGATGGACGCGCAGCGCGAGCGATTCGTGGATGGCGCCATCGAGCGCGGCCTCACCAAGGCGCTGGCCGACGAGATCTTCGACCTGCTCGCCAAATTCGCCGACTACGGCTTCAACAAGAGCCATGCGGCTGCGTATGCGCTCGTGTCCTACCACACGGGCTATCTGAAGGCGAACCATCCGGTCGAGTTCATGGCCGCGTCCATGACGCTCGAACTCGACAACACCGACAAGCTGTCGGAGTTTCGGCGTGAGGCCGAGCGCCTTGGCATCAAGGTGGAGCCCCCTTCGATCAATCGCTCGGGCGTGGTGTTCGAGGTGCACTATGACGCCGACAAGCGCGGCTCGATCCGCTATGCCCTGGCCGCGCTCAAGGGTGTCGGTCGGCAGGCTGTCGAGGCGCTTGTTGCGGCCCGCGGCGATACGCCGTTCCGTGACCTCGGTGATTTTGCCCGCCGCTTCAACCCCAAGCTCGTCAACAAGCGCACGCTGGAAGCCCTGATTTCGGCCGGCGCCTTTGACGAGCTCGAGCCGGATCGTGCGCGCAGCTTCGCCGCCATCGACGCGATCACCGCGATCGCGGCGCGCACCGTGGCGGCGGAGGCTGACGGGCAGAACGATTTCTTCGGCGGGCCGACCTCCGCGCCGGAGCCCCTGCGCATTCCCACCTACGTGCCATGGCTGCCGGCCGAGCGCTTGCAGCGGGAATACGACGCGGCCGGTTTCTTTCTCACGGGCCATCCGCTCGATGAATATGGCGCTCTGCTTGAAAAGCTGCGTGTCCAACGCTGGTCGGATTTCGCCAAGGCGGTCCGCGGCGGGGTCAATATGGGGCGGCTCGCCGCCACTGTGCTGGACCGGACCGAGCGCCGCACGAAGAGCGGCTCGAAGATGGGCATCGTCAATCTGTCGGACCAGAGCGGGCATTTCGAGGCGATCATCTTTGCGGAAGGGCTGTCGCATTTCCGCGACCTGCTTGAGCCGGGCAAGGCCGTCATTCTCTTGGTCCAGGCCTCCGCCGAGGGCGAGGAGGTGAGGGCGCGCATCCAGTCGGTCGAGCCGCTCGATTCGGCGGTCTCCAAACATCACAAGAGCCTGCGGATCTTCCTGCGTGATGAGGCACCGCTCCCCATTGTCGCCGAACGGCTGCGCGACCGTGGGGATGGCGACATTTCGCTGGTGCTGATGCTGGAGGAGAAGCAGGAGGTCGAGGTGAAGCTCAAGGGGCGTTTTTCCACGACACCGCAGATGGCGAGCGCCATCCGGGCGATCCCCGGCGTCGTCCATGTGGAGATGCTGTAG
- a CDS encoding phosphatidate cytidylyltransferase, translating into MTKSNGTAPFERGHPARATSELTLRIASGFVLASVVLAATLWGGLPFVLIWAIAGGGVAYEWLALTEESAETRRTSRTVFGILIAASAPVLHWYGIGPALLIVAGAIAALIAMDRHDAKRGLRASGLAYAAVIALVPVAARDTSFGLLTLFWMFGVVWGTDILAYACGRLIGGPKLWPRVSPKKTWSGFIGGVAAGTIIGWMVLTTPLTGGPAPMPAAIMIALSAVAAILSQAGDLGESILKRYLGVKDSGHIIPGHGGLMDRLDSFWAVSVFLGCSLVVRSFWS; encoded by the coding sequence ATGACAAAAAGCAACGGAACCGCGCCCTTCGAACGAGGACATCCGGCGAGAGCCACATCCGAGCTGACGCTCAGGATCGCATCCGGATTCGTTCTTGCTTCAGTGGTGCTCGCGGCGACCCTCTGGGGCGGGTTACCCTTTGTGCTCATCTGGGCAATCGCCGGCGGAGGGGTGGCCTACGAATGGCTCGCCCTCACCGAGGAAAGCGCGGAGACCAGACGGACATCGCGTACGGTATTCGGCATATTGATAGCCGCATCGGCGCCCGTGCTGCATTGGTACGGAATTGGACCCGCGCTCCTGATTGTCGCCGGCGCGATCGCCGCTCTCATTGCCATGGATCGACATGATGCGAAGCGAGGTCTGCGGGCAAGCGGGCTCGCCTATGCCGCCGTTATCGCTCTTGTGCCCGTCGCCGCAAGGGATACGTCCTTCGGCTTGTTGACGCTGTTTTGGATGTTCGGTGTGGTCTGGGGCACCGATATCCTTGCCTATGCCTGCGGCAGGCTGATCGGCGGTCCCAAGCTCTGGCCCAGAGTGAGCCCCAAGAAAACCTGGTCCGGCTTTATCGGAGGTGTTGCCGCGGGCACGATCATCGGTTGGATGGTGCTCACGACGCCCCTAACCGGCGGACCCGCGCCTATGCCCGCCGCGATCATGATAGCCCTCTCGGCCGTCGCCGCCATTCTTTCCCAGGCGGGAGATCTCGGTGAATCAATCTTGAAGCGCTATCTGGGCGTCAAGGATTCCGGCCACATCATTCCAGGCCACGGCGGTCTCATGGATCGCCTTGACTCGTTCTGGGCGGTATCTGTTTTTTTGGGCTGCAGCCTGGTGGTCCGCTCATTCTGGAGCTGA
- the pyrH gene encoding UMP kinase, with protein sequence MRIKRALIKLSGEVLAGTAGAGLHGETLTQIAADIATAAKKGHEIAIVVGGGNFFRGVQGLNKGLDRPTADSIGMLGTVMNALALEHAIEAAGVPARAMSAVPMPSLCESYARRRALDHLAHGKVVVLGGGLGNPYFTTDTPAVLRAAELDCQALLKATNVDGVYTADPKKDPTASRFESLTHDEAIARNLKVMDTAAFALAREAGLPIVVFSILDAGAIGQVLEGSGRATIVAP encoded by the coding sequence ATGCGGATCAAACGGGCGCTCATCAAACTGTCGGGCGAAGTTTTGGCCGGAACTGCCGGTGCCGGCCTGCACGGCGAGACGTTGACGCAGATCGCCGCCGACATCGCGACTGCGGCCAAGAAGGGCCACGAGATCGCGATCGTGGTCGGCGGAGGCAATTTCTTCCGCGGCGTGCAAGGGCTCAACAAGGGGCTCGACCGGCCAACCGCCGATTCCATCGGCATGCTCGGCACGGTGATGAACGCGTTGGCGCTGGAACACGCGATCGAGGCAGCCGGCGTTCCCGCCCGCGCCATGTCGGCCGTGCCGATGCCATCTCTCTGTGAAAGCTATGCGCGACGTCGCGCGCTCGATCATCTCGCCCATGGCAAGGTCGTGGTGCTCGGCGGCGGGCTGGGCAATCCCTATTTCACCACCGATACGCCGGCTGTGCTGCGGGCGGCGGAACTTGACTGTCAGGCCCTGCTCAAGGCGACCAATGTGGACGGCGTCTATACCGCTGATCCGAAAAAGGATCCGACGGCATCGCGCTTCGAGAGCCTGACCCATGACGAGGCGATCGCCCGCAACCTCAAGGTCATGGATACGGCTGCTTTCGCGCTGGCGCGCGAGGCCGGCCTGCCGATTGTCGTCTTTTCCATTCTCGACGCAGGCGCCATCGGGCAGGTGCTCGAAGGCAGCGGCCGCGCGACAATCGTGGCGCCCTGA
- a CDS encoding 30S ribosomal protein S2, producing the protein MALPDFSMRQLLEAGAHFGHQSHRWNPKMDQYIFGTRNNIHIIDLAQTVPAFYRALQAISDTVAAGGRVLFVGTKRQAADAVADAAKRSAQYYVNSRWLGGMLTNWKTISGSIQRLRKVDETLNGGASGLTKKERLMLSREREKLERALGGIKDMGGVPDLLFVIDTNKEQLAIKEAQRLGIPVAAIVDTNCDPDGITFPVPANDDAGRAIALYCDLVARAAIDGISRGHGDLGIDIGESEAPIVEDLPAADGAASGEVFERLGAPRGAPDDLTNLNGVGPELEKNLNEAGVFHYWQIAALAPADIAALDTELKLHGRIERDGWVAQARSLTDTAN; encoded by the coding sequence ATGGCGCTTCCTGATTTCTCCATGCGGCAGCTGCTCGAAGCCGGTGCGCATTTCGGCCACCAGTCTCACCGCTGGAACCCGAAGATGGACCAGTACATCTTCGGCACCCGCAACAACATCCACATCATCGATCTCGCCCAGACCGTGCCCGCGTTCTACCGCGCGCTGCAGGCGATTTCGGACACGGTGGCCGCCGGTGGCCGCGTGCTCTTCGTCGGCACGAAGCGCCAGGCTGCTGACGCGGTCGCGGACGCGGCGAAGCGTTCGGCCCAATATTACGTGAATTCCCGCTGGCTCGGCGGCATGCTGACCAACTGGAAGACCATTTCCGGTTCGATCCAGCGCCTGCGCAAGGTCGACGAAACCCTGAACGGTGGCGCCTCCGGCCTCACCAAGAAGGAACGCCTGATGCTCTCGCGCGAGCGCGAGAAGCTTGAGCGCGCCCTCGGCGGCATCAAGGACATGGGCGGCGTGCCGGACCTCCTGTTCGTGATCGACACGAACAAGGAGCAGCTCGCCATCAAGGAAGCCCAGCGCCTGGGCATTCCCGTGGCGGCGATCGTCGATACCAACTGCGATCCCGACGGCATCACCTTCCCGGTTCCGGCCAATGATGACGCGGGTCGCGCCATCGCTCTCTATTGCGACCTCGTCGCTCGCGCCGCCATCGACGGCATCTCGCGCGGACATGGCGATCTCGGTATCGACATCGGCGAATCGGAAGCTCCGATCGTTGAGGACCTGCCGGCCGCCGACGGCGCCGCTTCGGGTGAGGTATTCGAGCGTCTTGGCGCGCCGCGCGGTGCTCCTGATGACCTGACCAACCTCAACGGCGTTGGCCCCGAACTTGAGAAGAACCTCAATGAGGCCGGTGTCTTCCATTACTGGCAGATCGCGGCTCTCGCGCCGGCCGACATTGCCGCGCTCGACACCGAGCTGAAGCTGCACGGCCGCATCGAGCGTGACGGCTGGGTGGCGCAGGCCCGTTCGCTGACGGATACGGCGAACTGA